In Candidatus Alcyoniella australis, the DNA window GGATATGATGCGAGGCCAGCCCCACGCCGATCCAGGGGGTCGGGCGCAGGATCATGCCCACGTCGCCGGTCAGGGCGTATTCGTCCTCTTTGAGCTTGACGTACTGATAATTGACGCCGAAGAAGAACGTGTCGTAGAAGTTGCCGGCCGTCGCGAGGTAGATGCGGTAGTCCTCGTTCTCCTTGAAATTATGGTTGGGAAAATCGATGCCCGTGAAGCTCACGCCCGCGGCCACCGGGTTGGTCGTGGCCGAATCGACGATCGAGAAGTGCCAGATGTCCCAGATCTCCTTGAACTCGTCCGGGCCTCCAAGGGGAGGCACGAGGAACTCGGAGCGCTGGTAGTTGGCGTCGACCCAGTACAGCTCGTGCTGGGCGATCCCTGCGGGATTGAACTGGATCGCGTTGCAATCGTCGGCAACTGCCACGAATGCAGTGCCCATGGCCAACGGCTTGACGCCGGGGAAGAACACGCGGGCGTAAGCCGGAGCGCAGGGCAGCGCCAGGTACAGCGCGGTGAGCACAGCGATCCAGGCCCAACGTTGATTGATCCGGTCGCCGAGATGTTTGGAGAGCAGCTTCATAAGCCCCATTTTTTGCCTTTAAATTTGTCCAAAGGCTACAGGATATGCTGGGAAACTGTCAATCGAGCGGCGTGCGCCCGCAGGCCCCGATGTCCGTAGATGCGAATCCCTTGACACGTTATGGGGCTTTGATTAGCCTTTGTCGGCCCAGGGGACGTAGCTCAGTTGGTAGAGCACTGGATTGTGGTTCCAGGCGTCAAGGGTTCGAGCCCCTTCGTCCCTTCCATCGACCTTCAGAGGCTCCGCACGCGCGGGGCCTTTTGTTTATTGAATCAGTCTTTGCGCCATGCGTTTCAGCGGCGCGAGCAGCGCATCGTCGTTCCCCTCGACCCCTCCCAGCTCGATTTCGGGCTTGAAACGTCTGCCGTGAAAATCAGAGCCGGCGGTGACGATCAGGTGCCGATTGTAGGCCACGTCGAGCCAATGGCGGTTGGTCTCGGAGTCGTGGTAGGTGGAAAAGGCCTCGATGCCCATCAGCCCCTCTTCGACCAGTTCGTCCACGACCTTGATCTGCGTGCGATTGGGGTGTGCCAGCACGGGCACGCCCCCGGCCTGACGCAGCCGCACGATGGCCTCGGCCGTGCCCACGCCGGGCAGGGGCACGAAGGCGGGTTTTCCCGCGGCCATATAATCCAAATAGAAATTGAGGAACGGCGAGTCCGAGCGCGCGCCGCCGGGCCGGTAGGGGGCCAGCCGCGGATCGTTATTGTTGTCCGGTTCCTCGAACATCGCCAGCAGGAAGCACGAGCCGGTGGGCGCCATGCCCTTGGCTTGAGCCTCGACCTTGTGCATCTGCACGGCGAATCCCAGCTCCTGCAGCCGCTGGAGTATCTGTCGCGCCTGACGCATCTTTTCGGCGTGGATCTGCATCAGCCAAGCGCGGAAGCTATCGGAGCGCCAGTGCATCATGTAGCCCAGCAGGTGCAGGTCGGTCTGATCGTGGGTGGTGCTAAGCTCGATGCCCGGGATGAACTCGATGCCGTATTCCGCGCTGAGCTGCTCGCCTTGCTCCAGCCCTGCTGCCGAGTCGTGGTCCGCAAAGGCGATGCTGTGCAGGCCGATCTGAGCGGCCATCTGGAAAATTCGCTGCGGAGGGTGTTCGGCGTCCGCGCTGTGGCTGGTATGGATGTGCAGATCGATCAAGCGATCTACCCCGTCAATAGTCCGCTCACCGGCCGCTTGGCGATCAACGCCTCGACCTGCGCCGGTCGCAGCAGACCCTGCTCGCAGGCTAGTCCCGAGAGCGCGTCGAGCTGGGTGCGGCCGAAGTAGATGTTGCGCACGGTCACGCCGTCCGGCGCGCCGCCCCAGACCTCGGTCGGGCTGTGCTCGACGATCTTGAACAGCGGTTCGAGCTGCGGCGCCAGGAATTTCTCCTGGGTGACAAAGGCGTAGCAGGGCATGCCCAACTGGCGGCAACGCGCGGCAATGGCGCAGGTGCCCGCCTTGTTGACCAGGGTGCTTGAGGTAACCGCGTCCGCGCCGAGAAACACTTTGTCGATGCTGTCCATCAGCGGGAACAGCCCCATGTCGGTGACGAACTCCACCTTGATGCCGCCGCTGCTTAGTTCGTGGGCCAGGGTGCGGCTCTCGAGGTTGGGCCGACCCTCGGTGATGATAGCTTGGAACGCCACTCCCGCGCGCTTGGCCCCGAGCAGAATGTCGCGCACCGTGGAGCTGTAGCTGTGGGTGGCGATGCGGTCGCCGGGCTTGACCAGCGGCAGCGCGGCCGCGATTGTGCTCTCCAGCGTGCTGCTCTGACGTTCGGTGAATCCGTGGATGAACTCGAACAGCCCCTGCTTGGCCTTGAGCCCGTTCTCCTGCGCCTGATGCATTGCCAGCAGCACGTCGTTGACCAAGTTGATCACCGGAGCCATCGAGGGCTGGCCCTGGATCAGCATCATGCCCAGCTCCAGGAAATTTTCCGGCTCGGGCTTGCTCGTCTGCTCGATCCATTGCGAGATCAAGCCCGCCGCCTTACGCGTGACCTGCGCGGCCCCGCTCACCCGGTCGCCGATCACCTCTTCGAGTAATTGCGAAAGTTGCTGTTCCACGGTTGTTTCACCACCCAGGTTGGTTATGTTCGCTACATTAAACGTAGCAGCGCCCAAAGGGCAAAGCAAGATTGCCCGAAGATTCTTGCTGCCGCCGGACCCTGATTTTTACCAGAGCCGCCGAGCCCAGTGACGCTATCGACCGGCCGTACTAAAAGATTTGCCCACGCTCTGAATTTTGGTATAATCATCTTATACGGAATATGGGGCATATAAGGACGGTCGTTACTGGCCGAGGAAATAATGAATCGTATTTATTTAATAGTCGTAGTTGCCTGCCTGCTCCTTGCTTTGGCAACAGCACCGATGGCCTCTGAGGAAAGGGGTTGGGGGTTGGACGTGGATGACGACGGCAACGTATATATGACCTGCACGGTCAACGACACCCGAGTTGTCACGGTGAAATACGATCCGAACGGTGAGATCGTTTGGGAAAGGACCTTCTCCCTTGGAGCCTTTGCCTCGGCAATTGAGATCGATCCTTACGGCGATATTGTTGTGATGGATGACGGAGCTTTCGGTTTCGTCAAGTACGATCCCGAAGGCACAGAGATCTCATCGGGAGGCTTTTATAGTATTGATCGGTTGTGGGGAGAATCCATATGTATAGATTCGGGCGGTAATATCTATGTAGCAGGCATGGCCGATGTAAATGAATACTTTACGCGCGGCGATTATCTGCTGGTTAAGTATGACGGCGACGGCAATGTTCAATGGCATCAGACAGCCAGCGGCCCCAATAAATATAACCTACCATTGGATTTATCAATTGGCGGATCCGACGGCATCTACATGACTGGAAAAGGCTGTTACGATTATCCCTGTCGCGGTCTGACGGTGAAGTTCGCTTCCGACGGAGAAGTGGTTTGGAAGGAAAGTATCCCTGATATCGATCCGTACAAAAGTTGCTTGTATTCCGTTGTAGCTGACGATGCGGGTAATGTATATGACGCCGGTGTATACATTGATATGGCGATCATTCGGAAAATAGGCGTTGATGGTACAAAGGAATGGGAGGATACAATTAGGGGAGGATACCCCACCACCTCTTTTTCAGACGTGATTGTAGATATCGATGGTGGAGTAATCATCTGTGGCGATAGCGTTGATAATTTAATTCAAGACAGGGGCGAGATTCTGGTAGCCAGATATGACGCCGAAGGTAATCAAACGTGGTTGTCCACCTATAACCAAGAGGGTGAGGATTTCTACGACGGTGCAATGCAGGTTGCCAATGACTACTTGGGGAATATATACGTATCGGCACGCACACGAAAAGGCATTGAAAGCTCAGCAGATTATGTTTTATTGAAATACAATGCCGATGGTGATTTACTATGGGCTCAAACCTATGATGAGAATGGATATGAAGACCTAATAAGAGGATTGGTGATAGATAACAGTAACTATATCTATGTGACCGGCACTTCCTGTTTGGGCAGTGATTATACCCTCTGTGACGCATTAACGATCAAATACGACAGCGACGGAAATATCGTTTGGAAGGCTCGCTACGACTACAGCGACACACACGGTGATGACGATGATGACGACGACAGCGCAGACGACGACGATGATGATGACGACGACGACTCGGGCTGCTGCGGGTGAAATAGGCAATATTAACCTAATTCACCATCCGTGGAGTAG includes these proteins:
- a CDS encoding PHP domain-containing protein; translation: MIDLHIHTSHSADAEHPPQRIFQMAAQIGLHSIAFADHDSAAGLEQGEQLSAEYGIEFIPGIELSTTHDQTDLHLLGYMMHWRSDSFRAWLMQIHAEKMRQARQILQRLQELGFAVQMHKVEAQAKGMAPTGSCFLLAMFEEPDNNNDPRLAPYRPGGARSDSPFLNFYLDYMAAGKPAFVPLPGVGTAEAIVRLRQAGGVPVLAHPNRTQIKVVDELVEEGLMGIEAFSTYHDSETNRHWLDVAYNRHLIVTAGSDFHGRRFKPEIELGGVEGNDDALLAPLKRMAQRLIQ